The Chamaesiphon minutus PCC 6605 DNA window CTTCACGGCTGCGATCCGCTCCCGCCCATACAATTGCGACAAGACAGCAGTAAACCGTCGGGTTTCCCAACAAGTGCAAATCGTTGTCCACTATCCACTATCCACTATCCACTATCCACTCTTCAATACTCCCAACTACTCCTCCTGCTCCAGCATCTTCTTAGCAATTGCTAGTTGTGCTAGTTGATTTTCACTAATTTTAGGATAGGCTAATTCCATTTGCTGGAGGCGATTGCAGATAATATCTGATACGGCTAGGCGCATAAACCATTTGCGATCGGCAGGAATGATATACCATGGGGCGACTTCGGTACTAGTATGGTTAAAAATATCTGTATATGCTGCTTGATAATCATCCCAATAAGCACGTTCTTGGATATCTTGGGCACTAAACTTCCAGTGTTTTTCTGGTTCGTTAATTCGCTCTAGAAATCGCTTCTTTTGCTCTTTTTTGGAAACGTGTAGAAAGAACTTGAGGATGACAGTCCCATTATTGGTGAGATACCGCTCGAAATCGTTGATTTCTTGAAATCTTTGCGGCCAGATCTGTTTGAGGTCGATATGCGGTAAGTTTTGCGCGGCCAAAAGTTCGGGGTGGACGCGCACGATTAGGGCTTCTTCGTAGTACGAGCGATTGAAGATGCCAATGCGACCCCGTTCGGGCAATGCTTTATATGTGCGCCATAAATAATCGTGGTCTAATTCTTCGGCAGAGGGACTCTTAAAACTATAGACTTGACAACCTTGAGGATTGATACCGGACATGACATGTTTGATGGTACTATCCTTCCCCGCAGCATCCATTGCTTGGAAAATAATTAAGACAGAAAATTTATTTTGGGCGTAGAGGATATTTTGATACTCTGCCAATTGCTGGATACCTGCGGCTAATTCGATCTGAGCGGCTTCTTTACTCTCGAAGTTGTCTGTATCTGCGGGATCGTAATCTTTGAGATCGATTTTTTTGCCCGGTGGCACGATCGTGTGGCGCACGATCGACGGATTAAGATGGCTAATTGTCATGGTGCTGCTAAAATTTTTGAGCGACTGCGAGCGCGATCTTTGAGTATTGTTCGGAAAATTTTCAGCTATATAGCTGAGTTTGGTGTCGGGCTTAACTCGTTCTTAACCTGGTTTTTTGGCGATCGTGGTTTACTCGATCGCCCTTATCCTGATACATTGAGCGAATACTGGCTCATAAAATTAATAACTCTACTCTTGTGTATTTATGAAAGTCCTGGTAATTGGCGGCGATGGTTATTGTGGGTGGGCAACTGCGCTGTACCTGTCCAACCGGGGGTATGATGTTGGGATTTTGGATAGTTTGGTCAGACGGCATTGGGATCTAGAACTAGGAGTAGAGACACTTACACCGATCTCCAGCATCCACCAGCGGATTCAAAAATGGCAAAAATTGACTGGCAAACAGATCGATTTGTTTGTTGGGGATATTAATAACTACGATTTCTTACAAAAATCGCTACGAGAATTTCAACCAGAAGCTGTCGTCCATTTTGGCGAACAGCGTTCGGCACCATTTTCGATGATCGATAGAGAACATGCGGTGTTGACTCAGACGAATAACGTCATCGGGAATCTCAACCTGTTATACGCGCTGCGGGATGATTTTCCCGACTGCCATCTAGTGAAACTAGGCACGATGGGCGAATATGGAACGCCCAATATCGATATCGAAGAAGGTTACATCACGATCGAGCACAACGGTCGTACTGATACTTTACCCTATCCCAAGCAGCCTGGTAGTTTCTACCACTTGAGCAAGGTTCACGATAGTCATAATATCCAGTTTGCTTGTAAAGTTTGGGGCTTGCGTGCGACAGATCTCAATCAAGGTGTCGTCTACGGGGTACTCACCGAAGAAACGGGGATGGATGAAATGCTCATCAACCGTCTCGACTACGATGCGATCTATGGTACGGCTCTCAATCGCTTCTGCATTCAAGCGGCGATCGGACATCCCCTCACAGTCTACGGCAAAGGCGGCCAAACTCGCACATTCCTAGATATCCGCGATACGATCCGCTGCGTAGAACTGGCGATCTCCACCCCTGCCAAATCCGGCGAATTCCG harbors:
- a CDS encoding polyphosphate kinase 2 family protein, translating into MTISHLNPSIVRHTIVPPGKKIDLKDYDPADTDNFESKEAAQIELAAGIQQLAEYQNILYAQNKFSVLIIFQAMDAAGKDSTIKHVMSGINPQGCQVYSFKSPSAEELDHDYLWRTYKALPERGRIGIFNRSYYEEALIVRVHPELLAAQNLPHIDLKQIWPQRFQEINDFERYLTNNGTVILKFFLHVSKKEQKKRFLERINEPEKHWKFSAQDIQERAYWDDYQAAYTDIFNHTSTEVAPWYIIPADRKWFMRLAVSDIICNRLQQMELAYPKISENQLAQLAIAKKMLEQEE
- a CDS encoding NAD-dependent epimerase/dehydratase family protein — encoded protein: MKVLVIGGDGYCGWATALYLSNRGYDVGILDSLVRRHWDLELGVETLTPISSIHQRIQKWQKLTGKQIDLFVGDINNYDFLQKSLREFQPEAVVHFGEQRSAPFSMIDREHAVLTQTNNVIGNLNLLYALRDDFPDCHLVKLGTMGEYGTPNIDIEEGYITIEHNGRTDTLPYPKQPGSFYHLSKVHDSHNIQFACKVWGLRATDLNQGVVYGVLTEETGMDEMLINRLDYDAIYGTALNRFCIQAAIGHPLTVYGKGGQTRTFLDIRDTIRCVELAISTPAKSGEFRVFNQFTEMFSINDLALKVKQAGIALGLDVEINTIDNPRVEAEEHYFNAKNTNLLNLGLQPHFLSDSLLDSLLNFAIKYQHRIDRAHILPKVNWKRL